In Eleutherodactylus coqui strain aEleCoq1 chromosome 4, aEleCoq1.hap1, whole genome shotgun sequence, the following are encoded in one genomic region:
- the CYP26A1 gene encoding cytochrome P450 26A1 encodes MELYTLVISALCTLVLPVLLLLTAVKLWELYCYSCRDTGCQNPLPPGTMGLPFFGETLQMVLQRRKFLQLKRRKYGHIYKTHLFGTPTVRIMGAENVRQILLGEHKLVSVHWPASVRTILGSECLSNLHDSQHKHMKKVIMQAFSKEALENYVPVMEEEMRNAIHLWMQNDSCVLVYPAVKRLMFRIAMRLLLGFEPEQMDPAHEQPLVEAFEEMIRNLFSLPIDVPFCGLYKGLRARNVIHAKIDENIKEKLKKEPQGSCKDALQLLIDHSQKTGEPVNLQALKESATELLLGGHGTTASAATSLITFLGLHKEVVQKVRQELDSMGLLSTSPDEKKALTLDVLQQLVYTGCVLKETLRLSPPVPGGFRVALKTFVLNGYQIPKGWNVIYSIADTHDVAEIFPNKDEFNPDRFLTPFPEDSSRFSFIPFGGGVRSCVGKEFAKILLKIFLIELCRNCDWELLNGPPTMKTGPIVYPVDNLPTQFKPYKSTV; translated from the exons ATGGAGCTGTACACCTTGGTCATTAGTGCCCTGTGCACCTTGGTGCTGCCAGTCCTGCTGCTCCTCACTGCTGTCAAGTTGTGGGAACTGTACTGTTACAGCTGTAGAGACACTGGATGCCAGAACCCACTGCCCCCTGGCACTATggggttgcccttctttggagaGACCTTGCAGATGGTGCTACAG AGACGGAAATTCCTCCAACTCAAACGCAGAAAGTACGGACACATCTACAAGACGCATCTGTTTGGAACCCCGACGGTGCGCATCATGGGTGCCGAAAACGTGCGACAGATCCTTCTTGGGGAGCATAAACTTGTGTCTGTGCATTGGCCGGCATCTGTCCGTACCATCCTGGGGTCTGAATGCCTCTCCAACCTGCATGACAGTCAGCACAAGCACATGAAGAAG GTCATCATGCAAGCCTTCTCCAAGGAAGCTCTGGAGAACTATGTGCCAGTCATGGAGGAGGAGATGCGCAATGCCATTCATCTGTGGATGCAGAATGATTCTTGTGTCCTGGTGTATCCAGCTGTCAAGCGCCTCATGTTCCGTATAGCCATGAGACTACTTCTGGGCTTCGAGCCTGAACAAATGGATCCTGCACATGAACAACCACTGGTGGAAGCCTTTGAGGAAATGATACGGAATCTCTTCTCGTTGCCCATTGATGTCCCATTTTGTGGCCTCTACAAG GGTCTGCGGGCGAGAAATGTAATTCATGCTAAAATTGATGAGAACATCAAAGAAAAGTTGAAGAAGGAACCACAGGGCTCTTGTAAAGATGCCTTACAATTGCTGATTGACCATAGTCAGAAGACTGGAGAACCTGTCAACTTGCAG GCGCTGAAAGAATCTGCAACTGAACTGCTGTTAGGTGGCCACGGGACCACAGCTAGTGCTGCCACGTCTCTCATAACCTTTCTTGGCCTTCACAAAGAAGTTGTGCAGAAAGTCCGTCAAGAGCTTGATTCTATG ggtCTATTATCCACTAGTCCTGATGAAAAGAAGGCTCTGACCCTGGATGTCTTGCAGCAGCTTGTATACACTGGCTGTGTCTTAAAGGAGACCCTCCGCCTCAGCCCACCAGTTCCTGGAGGATTTCGAGTTGCTCTGAAGACTTTTGTCTTAAAT ggcTATCAGATTCCAAAGGGCTGGAATGTCATCTACAGCATTGCCGACACTCATGATGTTGCAGAGATTTTCCCCAACAAAGATGAATTCAACCCTGACCGTTTCTTAACTCCGTTCCCTGAAGATTCTTCCAgattcagtttcattccattcggAGGAGGCGTGAGGAGCTGTGTGGGCAAAGAGTTTGCCAAGATCCTCCTGAAGATTTTCCTCATTGAGCTGTGCCGAAATTGTGACTGGGAGCTCCTCAATGGGCCACCGACCATGAAGACTGGTCCCATTGTCTATCCCGTGGACAATCTTCCCACACAATTCAAACCATATAAAAGCACAGTTTAA